Proteins from a single region of Alphaproteobacteria bacterium LSUCC0719:
- a CDS encoding cisplatin damage response ATP-dependent DNA ligase — MKGFAALLETLVITSSRNAKIEALVRYFKTTPDPDRGYALAAITRDLALSNLKPGMLRQLVMERVDPELFLMSYDYVGDLAETIALIWPQPLATDGTTPSERDDDRDYGRDADRNDPGRVPGVAEFIGGIESMPKADIATHICDLLDNATASERWAMIKLATGGLRVGVSARLAKTALAAYGGQDLGEIEKIWHGLEIPYTGLFAWLDGRAAQPVIQPGRVFHPMMLSNPIDETRDFDRLVASDYQAEWKWDGIRVQLVFDHESRRVFSRTGDDVSGTFPDLATALQGHAVLDGELLVGHDFRPLAFNKLQQRLNRKSPTKAHLRDLPAFVRVYDMLFDGNDDLRDLPLASRRHRLEAWMRHHAGDRLDLSEILPFADWQDLARLRREGAEVHGYEGLMIKHRQSAYTAGRPRGPWFKWKREPRMIDTIMMYAQRGHGRRSSFYSDFTFGIWHGTEIVPVGKAYSGFTDDELRDLDKWVRANTTGRFGPVREVEKRLVVELAFDSAHDSPRHKSGIALRFPRINRIRWDKPTDEADTIETVRAFVE; from the coding sequence ATGAAGGGTTTTGCCGCACTTCTGGAAACGCTTGTCATCACCTCGTCACGCAACGCGAAGATCGAGGCATTGGTACGCTATTTCAAGACAACCCCGGACCCTGACAGGGGTTATGCCCTGGCCGCCATCACGCGCGATCTTGCGTTGTCCAATCTCAAGCCGGGCATGCTGCGCCAGCTGGTGATGGAACGTGTCGACCCCGAGCTGTTCCTGATGTCCTATGATTATGTCGGCGACCTTGCCGAAACGATTGCGCTGATCTGGCCCCAGCCCCTTGCGACAGATGGAACAACCCCAAGTGAAAGGGATGATGACAGGGATTATGGCCGCGATGCCGACAGGAATGATCCGGGCCGGGTTCCCGGCGTCGCGGAATTCATTGGCGGGATCGAATCCATGCCAAAGGCGGACATCGCCACCCATATCTGCGACCTTCTTGACAACGCCACAGCCTCTGAACGGTGGGCGATGATCAAGCTTGCCACCGGCGGGCTGCGGGTTGGCGTATCCGCGCGGCTGGCCAAAACCGCGCTGGCGGCCTATGGCGGACAGGATCTCGGAGAGATCGAGAAAATCTGGCATGGGCTGGAGATTCCCTATACCGGCCTTTTCGCCTGGCTTGACGGTCGCGCCGCGCAGCCGGTGATCCAGCCGGGCCGGGTCTTCCATCCGATGATGCTCTCGAACCCCATCGACGAGACCAGGGACTTCGACAGGCTGGTGGCCAGCGACTATCAGGCGGAATGGAAATGGGACGGCATCCGCGTGCAGCTGGTATTTGATCATGAAAGCCGTCGCGTTTTCTCGCGAACCGGTGACGATGTATCCGGCACCTTTCCTGATCTGGCCACGGCGCTGCAGGGACACGCCGTTCTCGATGGAGAATTGCTGGTCGGTCATGACTTCAGACCGCTTGCCTTCAACAAGCTGCAGCAACGGCTGAACCGCAAGAGCCCGACCAAGGCCCATCTTCGTGATCTGCCTGCCTTTGTTCGGGTCTATGACATGCTGTTTGACGGGAACGATGATCTTCGTGACCTGCCGCTGGCGTCACGGCGTCACCGGCTGGAAGCATGGATGCGGCACCATGCCGGCGACAGGCTGGATTTGTCCGAAATCCTGCCTTTTGCCGACTGGCAGGATCTGGCCAGACTGCGCCGGGAAGGAGCCGAGGTCCATGGCTATGAAGGCCTGATGATCAAGCACAGGCAGAGCGCCTATACTGCCGGCCGACCGCGAGGCCCGTGGTTCAAATGGAAACGCGAGCCCCGGATGATCGACACGATCATGATGTATGCGCAGCGCGGGCATGGCCGACGAAGCTCCTTTTACTCAGATTTCACCTTTGGCATCTGGCACGGCACCGAAATTGTGCCGGTCGGCAAGGCCTATTCCGGCTTTACCGATGACGAACTTCGCGATCTCGACAAATGGGTGCGCGCCAACACGACAGGCCGGTTCGGGCCAGTGCGCGAGGTGGAGAAACGACTTGTCGTCGAACTTGCCTTTGACAGCGCGCATGACAGCCCCCGCCACAAATCGGGCATTGCGCTGCGTTTTCCACGAATCAACCGGATCCGATGGGACAAGCCGACAGACGAGGCTGATACCATCGAAACGGTGCGCGCATTTGTCGAGTGA
- a CDS encoding Lrp/AsnC family transcriptional regulator — protein MTQDLDTHIIKSLKENARTSVTQMSKELGVSRVTIDSRIKKMENRGDITGYTVTLGCEDFGQNVTSWVMIDLVAKSEESTICRLNGMPEVTRLFTTSGRWSLAVEIQTETLQEMSLTIAQLRQIPGVRETESSHLLSSRL, from the coding sequence ATGACGCAAGACCTTGACACTCATATCATCAAGTCGTTGAAGGAGAACGCCAGAACCTCCGTCACACAGATGTCCAAAGAGCTGGGCGTATCGCGCGTCACCATCGATTCCCGCATCAAGAAGATGGAGAACAGAGGCGATATAACCGGCTATACGGTGACACTCGGCTGCGAGGATTTCGGGCAGAATGTAACAAGCTGGGTCATGATCGACCTTGTGGCAAAGTCGGAAGAATCGACCATCTGCAGATTGAACGGCATGCCCGAGGTCACACGTCTGTTCACCACCAGCGGGCGCTGGAGTCTTGCCGTGGAAATCCAGACAGAAACACTTCAGGAAATGAGCCTCACAATTGCCCAGCTCCGCCAGATCCCAGGTGTCAGAGAGACCGAATCAAGCCATCTGTTGAGTTCGCGTCTTTGA
- a CDS encoding tripartite tricarboxylate transporter substrate binding protein: MNRLFGIGVAATMMMVASGAANAFECKVKEASMDKPGGFPERALTMIVPYGPAGGSGQVAAAMAEGVTGLTGVAINRDHKPGGSGTVGMTAYMASPADGYNVLEHIDDASSAHALDSSKPNPATDLIPLVISQVTFSQIYIRTNETRYNDWESFVAWVKAQGGKATIANVSKEGSMERVTMKFITDATGMEIQQISFDKGAPRYGALLGGQVDALFEQPGDVRKFLDAGNFKPILTIFDERPSVFADVPTHREMGMDFDPLLRFRGFYVHKDAPADRVKWLQWAFQRGYCQDSYQAFNESKFMNVIDSYRDTAGARDLITRSVAQYRDVYKAMGMDVK, encoded by the coding sequence ATGAACAGACTTTTCGGTATTGGCGTGGCAGCCACCATGATGATGGTGGCAAGCGGCGCCGCCAACGCATTTGAATGCAAGGTCAAGGAAGCATCGATGGATAAGCCTGGCGGCTTTCCGGAACGCGCCCTGACAATGATCGTACCTTACGGCCCGGCAGGTGGATCCGGACAGGTCGCAGCAGCGATGGCCGAGGGTGTTACCGGCCTGACCGGCGTTGCGATCAACCGTGATCACAAGCCGGGCGGATCAGGCACCGTGGGCATGACCGCCTACATGGCGTCACCTGCAGACGGCTATAATGTTCTTGAACATATTGATGATGCCTCTTCGGCGCATGCGCTGGATTCCAGCAAGCCGAACCCGGCCACAGATCTGATTCCGCTTGTTATTTCACAGGTTACCTTCTCGCAGATCTACATTCGGACCAACGAGACCCGCTATAATGACTGGGAATCCTTTGTTGCCTGGGTAAAGGCGCAGGGTGGCAAGGCGACGATCGCCAACGTGTCCAAGGAAGGCTCGATGGAGCGCGTCACGATGAAGTTCATCACCGACGCAACCGGCATGGAAATCCAGCAGATCTCGTTTGACAAGGGGGCACCGCGCTATGGTGCGCTTCTTGGTGGACAGGTCGATGCGCTGTTCGAACAGCCCGGCGACGTCCGCAAGTTTCTGGATGCCGGCAATTTCAAGCCTATCCTGACAATCTTTGACGAGCGCCCGTCGGTCTTTGCCGATGTGCCGACCCACCGTGAAATGGGCATGGACTTTGATCCGCTGCTTCGTTTCCGCGGCTTCTATGTCCACAAGGACGCACCTGCCGACCGTGTAAAATGGCTGCAATGGGCATTCCAGCGCGGTTATTGCCAGGACAGCTATCAGGCGTTCAATGAATCAAAGTTCATGAATGTCATCGACAGCTATCGTGACACCGCCGGTGCGCGCGACCTGATCACCCGGTCTGTTGCCCAGTACCGTGATGTGTACAAGGCAATGGGCATGGATGTGAAATAG
- a CDS encoding tripartite tricarboxylate transporter TctB family protein, with the protein MIETGVWALIALIFFAYSFEFNQPIEIYKFGATGWPRVVLVLLLLVTAGNLYHHFKHGSAIQKGRVGIAETDESPTDYSNPATLAKIIAILFTPFLFAWLLKPVGMYSGAPVFIAAVIWLFGERRWKWIVSITILIYAILLGLFVVALNAPLPQGNVSPFYDFSGFILKMNTLLQKAW; encoded by the coding sequence TTGATTGAGACCGGCGTCTGGGCGCTGATCGCCCTCATATTTTTTGCGTACAGTTTCGAATTCAACCAGCCGATCGAAATCTACAAATTCGGTGCCACAGGGTGGCCCCGGGTTGTCCTGGTGCTTCTTCTGCTGGTGACGGCCGGCAATCTGTACCACCATTTCAAGCATGGCTCGGCCATTCAGAAAGGGCGCGTCGGCATTGCTGAAACCGATGAATCGCCAACCGATTACAGCAACCCGGCAACATTGGCCAAAATCATCGCAATCCTGTTCACGCCATTCCTGTTTGCCTGGCTTTTGAAGCCGGTCGGCATGTATTCGGGCGCACCGGTCTTTATTGCCGCCGTCATCTGGCTGTTCGGCGAGCGCCGCTGGAAGTGGATTGTCAGCATTACCATCCTGATCTACGCCATTCTTCTCGGTCTTTTCGTTGTCGCACTGAACGCCCCCCTGCCACAGGGCAATGTCTCACCCTTTTATGATTTCAGCGGGTTCATTCTGAAAATGAACACGCTGCTACAGAAGGCCTGGTAA
- a CDS encoding tripartite tricarboxylate transporter permease translates to MVENFLAGTAALFGDPFTVAIFVFGVIGGMLFGAIPGVSMLTLAAILLPFTADLEPAQGVMLFAVIYCTGTYGGAITAILFNIPGAPENAPTAFDGYPMTRKGQSGKAVGAAVLCSAIGGVASALVMMAATEPLANWAIRNIGPPEIFALVFFGLAVASSVGGRTIWKGWMSVLLGLLIATIGQDPVGGINRYNFGFTDLAAGIAFVPAILGFFAVSEIFIQAEKKATGKFDAPKVGMSFPSAMELWMHKFAVLRSILVGFFCGILPGIGATLAAFMGYGEAVRWSKNKEEFGTGKLEGVISSETANNAATGAAMIPLLALGLPGGALTAMMVAVFQMHDLEPGPLVFYNSPELIWIVFAAMFYANLSILFIGLIETKTILYLLKIPFQFLAPLILLLATIGAYISRGLVLDVMVMFGAGIIGFLLRRTGYSIPGIVLGLILGKIGEQNFAQGMQMVHYDLGTYFSRPICTILIAAGALTLATGVYRAFASPTNKA, encoded by the coding sequence ATGGTAGAAAATTTTCTTGCCGGAACAGCCGCACTCTTTGGCGACCCCTTCACCGTCGCGATCTTTGTCTTCGGGGTTATCGGCGGCATGCTTTTCGGTGCCATTCCCGGGGTAAGCATGCTGACACTGGCGGCGATCCTGCTTCCTTTCACCGCCGATCTGGAACCGGCGCAGGGGGTGATGCTGTTTGCCGTAATCTATTGTACGGGCACCTATGGGGGTGCCATCACGGCAATCCTGTTCAACATTCCGGGCGCGCCTGAGAACGCACCAACAGCGTTTGACGGCTATCCGATGACCCGCAAGGGCCAGTCCGGCAAGGCGGTTGGCGCGGCGGTGCTGTGTTCGGCCATTGGCGGCGTGGCATCCGCGCTGGTAATGATGGCGGCCACCGAACCGCTGGCCAATTGGGCAATCCGCAATATCGGCCCACCGGAAATCTTCGCGCTTGTCTTCTTCGGGCTTGCTGTCGCCTCGTCGGTTGGCGGGCGCACCATCTGGAAAGGCTGGATGTCGGTTCTTCTCGGCCTTCTCATCGCGACGATCGGCCAGGATCCTGTCGGCGGCATCAACCGCTATAATTTCGGCTTTACCGATCTGGCTGCCGGCATCGCCTTTGTTCCCGCAATCCTCGGCTTCTTCGCCGTGTCGGAAATTTTCATCCAGGCGGAAAAGAAGGCGACGGGCAAGTTCGACGCGCCGAAAGTCGGCATGTCCTTTCCCAGTGCGATGGAACTGTGGATGCATAAATTCGCCGTTCTGCGCTCGATTCTCGTAGGTTTCTTCTGCGGCATCCTTCCCGGTATCGGCGCCACGCTGGCGGCTTTCATGGGCTATGGCGAGGCGGTACGCTGGTCAAAGAACAAGGAAGAGTTCGGCACCGGCAAGCTGGAAGGCGTCATTTCGTCGGAAACGGCCAACAATGCCGCCACCGGTGCCGCGATGATCCCCCTGCTCGCGCTGGGTCTTCCCGGTGGCGCGCTGACGGCAATGATGGTTGCCGTGTTCCAGATGCATGATCTCGAACCCGGCCCCCTTGTCTTTTACAATTCGCCCGAATTGATCTGGATTGTCTTCGCGGCCATGTTCTATGCGAACCTGTCGATCCTGTTCATCGGTCTTATCGAGACCAAGACCATCCTTTATCTGCTGAAAATACCGTTCCAGTTCCTGGCGCCATTGATTCTGCTTCTTGCAACCATCGGTGCCTATATCAGCCGCGGACTGGTACTGGATGTCATGGTCATGTTCGGAGCCGGCATCATCGGCTTCCTGCTGCGCCGGACGGGATATTCCATTCCCGGCATTGTCCTTGGATTGATCCTTGGCAAGATTGGCGAGCAGAATTTCGCCCAGGGCATGCAGATGGTTCATTATGATCTTGGCACATATTTCTCGCGGCCAATCTGCACGATCCTGATTGCTGCCGGTGCATTGACACTCGCCACCGGCGTGTATAGAGCCTTCGCATCGCCCACGAATAAAGCCTAA
- a CDS encoding aldehyde dehydrogenase family protein, translating into MSDDITQIDQLVARARDAQQAYEAMGSQALFDRACQAVAWCLMEPERNRRLAEFAVAETGLGNADDKVRKNHNKTLGLMRDIKGVTSFGHIEDNDETGLSTFLRPKGVVAAIVPSTNPLATPVNNMINALKTGNAIILAPSPKGVKPLLALLEHIHPALAALGLPDGLVQMVPVPPSKPKTERLMQLADMVLVTGSQANVRAGYSSGTPAIGVGAGNVVTIVDETADIAAAAAKITASKTFDNATSCSSENAVIAVDSVYDDLVAALAAEGGYLLDETQTAALEAMHWHHGKLAPRLLAKDIDIVLAETGLADTAPAGTRFLVAPQREIGADHPMTGEKMALFLALHRASDFDDAMQKAISIQNVMGAGHSLGLHSQDDSRARRLAMEARTCRVILNQAHCFANGGFFNNGMPFSLSMGCGSWGGNSIDENLNWRHFVNQVRIVRTIAERKPSLDEIFGDYWKDHGK; encoded by the coding sequence GTGTCAGATGACATAACCCAGATAGACCAACTTGTCGCCCGTGCCCGCGACGCCCAGCAAGCCTATGAGGCAATGGGATCACAGGCCCTTTTCGATCGTGCATGCCAGGCTGTGGCCTGGTGCCTGATGGAACCTGAGCGTAACAGGCGGCTTGCCGAATTCGCCGTTGCCGAGACCGGTCTTGGCAATGCCGATGACAAGGTTCGCAAGAACCACAACAAGACGCTTGGCCTGATGCGTGACATCAAGGGCGTCACCTCCTTTGGCCATATCGAGGACAATGACGAAACCGGCCTGTCGACATTCCTGCGACCCAAAGGTGTGGTGGCCGCCATCGTGCCGTCGACAAACCCGCTGGCGACGCCCGTCAACAATATGATCAACGCCCTGAAGACCGGCAATGCGATCATCCTCGCGCCCTCGCCCAAGGGTGTGAAGCCGCTGCTGGCCCTGCTGGAGCATATCCATCCGGCGCTGGCTGCGCTCGGCCTGCCTGACGGGCTGGTGCAGATGGTGCCGGTGCCGCCGTCAAAGCCGAAGACCGAGCGGCTGATGCAACTGGCGGACATGGTGCTTGTCACCGGGTCACAGGCAAATGTGCGTGCCGGCTATTCATCCGGGACACCGGCCATCGGTGTTGGCGCCGGCAATGTTGTGACAATTGTTGACGAAACCGCCGACATTGCCGCGGCGGCGGCGAAAATCACCGCCTCGAAGACCTTTGACAATGCCACGTCATGTTCGTCGGAAAATGCGGTGATTGCCGTTGATTCGGTTTATGACGACCTCGTGGCGGCGCTTGCCGCCGAAGGCGGATATCTGCTCGACGAGACGCAGACGGCGGCCCTTGAGGCCATGCACTGGCATCATGGCAAGCTGGCACCGCGCCTGCTGGCCAAGGATATCGACATCGTGCTGGCTGAAACCGGTCTTGCCGACACCGCGCCGGCCGGAACCAGGTTCCTTGTCGCACCGCAACGGGAAATCGGTGCCGATCACCCGATGACCGGCGAGAAGATGGCGCTGTTCCTTGCGCTTCACCGGGCCAGCGATTTCGATGACGCGATGCAAAAGGCCATTTCCATCCAGAATGTGATGGGGGCTGGCCATTCGCTGGGCCTGCATTCGCAGGATGATTCGCGCGCCCGCCGACTGGCAATGGAGGCACGCACATGCCGGGTGATCCTGAATCAGGCGCATTGCTTTGCCAATGGCGGGTTCTTCAACAACGGCATGCCGTTCTCGCTGTCGATGGGGTGTGGCAGCTGGGGCGGCAATTCCATTGACGAGAACCTGAACTGGCGTCATTTCGTGAATCAGGTCCGGATCGTTCGCACCATCGCCGAACGCAAGCCGTCGCTTGATGAAATCTTCGGCGACTACTGGAAAGACCACGGCAAATGA
- a CDS encoding AMP-binding protein, translated as MTSSIASRLDANAAAKGDAVWLTSPDTGDTVTWTEAARRSRAIACQLDALGLAKGAPVAVAAQNSIWSTLCFTGITTGGYLATPLNLVAGARVMSYVITHSGVEVILCTDDNRQLIDEALVGIDRAITIIRLDPDNGPEWPAGQTPAAAPRHTPDAATAGLLMYTSGTTGNPKGVILSHANLMAAGMNVVDGHGVTADDTGMCVLPIYHINGLCVTVMGTLMSASGLVMPYRFSVRAFWQQVYDSHVSWFSAVPTLFAYLLNDDTAPQIDRDRLRFSRSASAPLSPEIHRRFEERFGIPIIETMGLTETGAQILSNPMPPATRKIGSPGIAVGNEIIIGDDNQQEVPRGVTGEILVRGANVMQGYLDQPEETAKTITAEGWLRTGDLGHMDEDGFVFVTGRIKELIIKGGENIAPREVDEVLLEHDTILEAAAFAVPCDQYGQRVEACIRYKPNNMVDEATLLAHCIARLGKFKAPERIHVLDDLPKGPSGKVQRLKLYGLVYDDR; from the coding sequence ATGACATCGAGCATCGCGTCGCGACTTGACGCCAATGCGGCTGCCAAAGGCGACGCAGTCTGGCTGACCTCACCTGATACAGGCGATACCGTCACATGGACCGAAGCCGCCAGGCGGTCGCGTGCCATCGCCTGCCAACTGGATGCGCTGGGGCTTGCCAAAGGCGCCCCCGTCGCGGTCGCCGCTCAGAATTCAATCTGGTCAACACTCTGCTTCACCGGCATCACGACCGGCGGCTATCTTGCCACGCCGCTCAATCTTGTCGCCGGCGCGCGGGTAATGTCCTATGTCATCACCCATTCCGGGGTCGAGGTGATACTCTGCACCGATGACAACCGGCAACTGATCGACGAGGCGCTTGTAGGGATTGATCGCGCCATCACCATTATCAGACTTGATCCCGATAACGGTCCGGAATGGCCCGCCGGCCAGACACCGGCGGCGGCCCCTCGCCACACACCCGACGCCGCCACGGCCGGGCTGCTGATGTACACCTCCGGGACCACCGGCAATCCGAAAGGCGTGATCCTGAGCCACGCCAATCTGATGGCCGCCGGCATGAATGTCGTCGATGGTCATGGCGTGACCGCCGATGACACGGGGATGTGTGTGCTGCCGATCTATCATATCAACGGGCTGTGCGTGACGGTTATGGGAACCCTGATGTCGGCAAGCGGCCTTGTCATGCCCTATCGCTTTTCGGTGCGGGCCTTCTGGCAGCAGGTGTATGATAGCCATGTCAGCTGGTTCAGCGCCGTTCCAACACTGTTTGCTTATCTTCTGAATGACGACACAGCCCCGCAGATCGACCGCGACAGGTTGCGGTTCTCGCGGTCGGCATCGGCACCGCTGTCACCTGAAATCCACCGGCGCTTTGAAGAGCGGTTCGGCATTCCGATCATTGAAACAATGGGACTGACCGAGACCGGCGCGCAGATCCTGTCGAACCCGATGCCGCCAGCCACGCGCAAGATCGGGTCGCCAGGCATTGCGGTTGGCAATGAAATCATCATTGGCGACGACAACCAGCAGGAAGTACCGCGCGGCGTCACCGGAGAGATTCTGGTTCGCGGGGCCAACGTGATGCAGGGCTATCTCGACCAGCCGGAAGAAACGGCAAAGACGATCACCGCCGAGGGATGGCTTCGCACCGGCGATCTTGGCCATATGGACGAGGACGGCTTTGTCTTTGTCACCGGCAGGATCAAGGAACTGATCATCAAGGGCGGGGAGAACATCGCCCCGCGTGAAGTTGATGAAGTTCTGCTTGAGCATGATACCATTCTCGAAGCTGCCGCATTCGCGGTCCCCTGTGACCAGTATGGTCAGCGTGTCGAGGCCTGTATCCGCTACAAGCCGAACAACATGGTTGATGAGGCGACCCTGTTAGCGCATTGCATTGCGCGACTTGGCAAATTCAAGGCACCGGAGCGCATCCACGTGCTTGACGATCTGCCAAAGGGGCCCTCTGGAAAGGTTCAGCGCCTGAAGCTGTATGGTCTGGTTTATGATGATCGTTGA